A genomic stretch from Coleofasciculus sp. FACHB-1120 includes:
- the murD gene encoding UDP-N-acetylmuramoyl-L-alanine--D-glutamate ligase encodes MPIAHIIGLGKSGIAAARLLKRDGWAVTISDRNSSENLRQEQQQLATEGIDVKLGYSLELNGSDLPQMIVVSPGVPWDAPILIEARKLGIETIGEIELAWRHLQSCPWLGITGTNGKTTTTALVAAIFQAAGFHAPACGNIGYAAGELALAEKPPDWVIAELSSYQIESSATVAPKIGVWTTFTPDHLSRHKTLENYYNIKAQLLSQSQQQVLNGDDPELRKTARDRFPNAYWTSVRKANLIGEKGFYIEDGWVVETQNSASLQGEKIVQASVLRMVGEHNLQNLLMAVAAARLAGIEKEAIQEAIANFPGVPHRLEHIRTLVGIDFINDSKATNYDAAQVGLASVTSPAILIAGGEAKAGDDTSWLETIQAKAAAVLLIGDSASAFAQRLEHVGYSSYEIVETMEKAVPRAAELAQAHGAKVVLLSPACASFDQYQNFEQRGDDFRQLCLALRQ; translated from the coding sequence ATGCCCATCGCTCATATTATCGGTTTAGGAAAATCGGGAATTGCCGCTGCACGGTTGTTAAAACGGGACGGTTGGGCGGTGACGATTAGCGATCGCAACTCGTCGGAAAATCTCCGCCAAGAACAACAACAGCTTGCCACTGAAGGCATTGACGTGAAGTTGGGCTATTCCTTGGAACTCAACGGTTCCGATTTACCCCAGATGATTGTCGTCAGTCCCGGCGTTCCTTGGGATGCACCGATATTAATAGAAGCGAGGAAGCTGGGTATCGAGACAATTGGAGAAATAGAACTCGCGTGGCGACATCTCCAATCTTGTCCTTGGCTAGGCATTACTGGCACTAACGGCAAAACTACCACGACAGCTTTAGTTGCTGCGATTTTTCAAGCGGCTGGTTTCCATGCTCCCGCCTGCGGCAATATCGGCTATGCTGCTGGGGAACTGGCGTTGGCGGAAAAGCCCCCAGATTGGGTAATTGCAGAACTTAGCAGCTATCAAATCGAGTCCTCTGCTACAGTTGCTCCGAAAATCGGGGTTTGGACAACCTTCACTCCGGATCACCTCAGCCGTCATAAAACCCTAGAAAATTACTACAACATTAAGGCACAGCTACTGAGTCAGTCTCAGCAGCAAGTGTTGAATGGAGACGATCCCGAACTGCGAAAGACTGCACGCGATCGCTTTCCCAATGCTTACTGGACAAGTGTGAGGAAAGCCAATCTGATTGGCGAGAAGGGTTTTTACATCGAAGATGGTTGGGTTGTCGAGACGCAAAATTCGGCATCTCTACAAGGTGAAAAGATTGTCCAAGCATCGGTGTTGCGGATGGTAGGAGAACACAATCTGCAAAATCTGCTGATGGCGGTAGCAGCGGCGAGACTGGCGGGAATTGAGAAAGAGGCGATCCAAGAAGCGATCGCGAACTTCCCCGGCGTTCCCCATCGATTGGAACACATCCGCACGCTGGTGGGAATTGACTTCATCAACGACAGCAAAGCCACCAACTACGACGCCGCCCAAGTTGGTTTAGCTTCCGTCACAAGTCCGGCAATTTTAATTGCCGGTGGTGAAGCCAAAGCGGGGGATGACACCAGTTGGTTAGAGACGATTCAAGCCAAAGCCGCCGCTGTATTACTCATCGGTGACTCCGCATCTGCTTTTGCCCAGCGACTCGAACACGTTGGCTATTCCAGTTACGAAATTGTGGAAACAATGGAGAAAGCTGTTCCCAGAGCGGCTGAATTAGCTCAAGCTCATGGCGCTAAAGTTGTCTTACTTTCCCCTGCCTGTGCCAGTTTTGATCAATACCAAAACTTTGAGCAACGGGGCGATGATTTCCGACAACTTTGCCTAGCGTTGCGGCAATGA